A portion of the Paenibacillus sp. PvR098 genome contains these proteins:
- a CDS encoding AAA family ATPase yields the protein MLLVLLDDDTYFADMLSTYIRSSEYAERFSLRVFTTTEEGFRFMEETRERFIMMVHESWMPLPDTAYRIRTGCTVLISDSIKAGGLLEYPVLFKFQPLNRLLSEIAVHYNEYCENEPLRGGRGARTLAVYSSVGGSGKTVTAIHLARQLIMQGEKVLCLSLERLPSKAWFVEESGEESEAFSRMLYYAKTNPDVLSAKIEQLKRTHEDLKFDYVPPSTHLQEMAEMESTDLQSIVQGATTSGLFDWVIMDLDSYPSPVTLKALNAADHVLWLVLDDCIHLQKTVQLVQSWREGEAGRERFPLDNVTFLLNKSTGHTVNDFSRYGITLRGELPYVPEWKSVAHVEQLVSAGFAASVVQELLAQERSC from the coding sequence ATGTTGCTGGTGCTGCTTGATGATGATACGTATTTTGCCGATATGCTGTCGACCTATATTCGTTCGTCGGAGTATGCGGAACGCTTTAGCCTAAGAGTGTTTACAACCACGGAGGAAGGTTTTCGCTTTATGGAAGAGACTAGGGAGCGTTTCATTATGATGGTGCATGAGTCATGGATGCCACTACCGGATACGGCTTATCGTATCAGGACGGGGTGTACCGTCTTGATCAGCGATTCAATAAAGGCGGGAGGGCTGCTGGAATACCCGGTGCTGTTCAAATTTCAGCCGCTTAATCGGCTGTTGTCGGAAATTGCTGTTCACTATAACGAATACTGTGAGAATGAGCCGCTGCGCGGTGGGAGGGGAGCGAGAACACTAGCGGTTTACTCCTCTGTGGGGGGCAGCGGCAAGACGGTAACTGCCATTCATTTGGCCCGTCAGCTCATCATGCAAGGGGAAAAAGTATTGTGTTTGTCGCTGGAACGGCTTCCCTCCAAAGCTTGGTTTGTGGAAGAGAGCGGGGAAGAGTCGGAAGCCTTCTCACGCATGCTCTATTATGCCAAAACGAATCCGGACGTCCTCTCAGCCAAAATCGAGCAGCTGAAGCGCACGCACGAGGATTTGAAATTCGATTATGTGCCCCCCTCTACACATCTCCAAGAAATGGCTGAGATGGAAAGCACGGATCTGCAAAGCATTGTACAAGGGGCGACGACTTCGGGACTATTCGATTGGGTGATTATGGATTTGGATTCTTATCCAAGCCCGGTCACGCTTAAGGCTTTGAACGCTGCGGATCATGTTCTTTGGTTAGTGCTTGACGATTGTATTCATCTTCAAAAGACGGTACAGCTTGTTCAAAGTTGGAGGGAAGGAGAAGCCGGAAGGGAACGATTTCCTTTGGACAATGTGACGTTTTTGCTAAATAAAAGCACAGGACATACGGTCAATGATTTTTCGAGGTATGGAATTACGCTTCGGGGTGAGCTCCCTTATGTTCCGGAATGGAAATCGGTGGCTCACGTAGAGCAGTTGGTTTCAGCCGGATTCGCGGCTTCGGTCGTACAGGAGTTATTGGCTCAAGAAAGGAGTTGCTGA
- a CDS encoding CpaF family protein yields MLKKIQESIDYGNTLSDEQLIETIEQHVFAYSNESFLTAGQKHQLVQELFHSFRGLDVLQPLVDDKTISEIMVNSHDQIFIEKDGKVIETDIRFDSREKLEDTIQAIVGRVNRLVNESSPMVDARLQDGSRVNIVLPPIALQGPAMTIRKFPEQPMTIRDLTVRQALSEEAAESLIRFVKAKYNLFIGGGTGSGKTTFLNALAQFIPEDERVITIEDSAELQIHGVPNLVSLETRNPNNDGKGEITIRDLIRSSLRMRPNRIIVGEVRGAEALDMLQAMNTGHDGSLSTGHANSVKDMLSRLETMVLSGAGLPVGVVRKQISSAIDVMIHLQRLRDRSRRVTEISEMVGVVDGEVMLNPLYLFEETGETLEGMVLGELKPTGNRLMRTWKLEMAGLG; encoded by the coding sequence TTGCTCAAAAAAATCCAAGAGAGCATAGATTACGGAAATACACTCTCGGATGAGCAGTTGATTGAGACCATCGAACAGCATGTATTCGCCTATTCGAATGAATCTTTCCTGACCGCTGGGCAGAAGCATCAGCTCGTACAGGAGCTATTTCATTCCTTCCGGGGTTTGGACGTGCTGCAGCCACTGGTCGATGACAAGACCATATCGGAAATCATGGTCAACTCGCATGATCAGATCTTTATTGAAAAAGACGGAAAAGTAATCGAAACGGACATCCGGTTCGATAGCCGAGAGAAGCTGGAGGACACGATTCAAGCGATTGTCGGCCGAGTGAACCGGTTGGTGAACGAATCGAGCCCGATGGTAGATGCACGGCTTCAGGACGGCTCTCGCGTCAATATTGTGCTCCCTCCGATTGCACTGCAAGGTCCGGCCATGACGATCCGCAAATTTCCAGAGCAGCCGATGACGATCCGCGATTTGACTGTGCGGCAAGCTTTATCCGAGGAAGCTGCGGAGAGCTTAATCCGATTTGTGAAGGCGAAATATAACCTGTTTATCGGCGGCGGGACAGGATCGGGAAAGACAACGTTCTTGAATGCGCTGGCGCAGTTCATTCCCGAGGACGAACGCGTCATTACGATCGAAGATTCAGCGGAGCTCCAGATTCACGGTGTGCCGAATTTGGTCAGCCTGGAAACGCGCAACCCCAACAACGACGGGAAGGGAGAGATTACAATTCGCGATTTGATCCGTTCGTCGCTTCGTATGAGGCCTAATCGCATCATCGTCGGTGAGGTTAGAGGTGCAGAGGCGCTGGATATGCTGCAGGCGATGAACACTGGGCATGACGGCAGCTTGTCCACGGGCCACGCCAACTCAGTTAAGGACATGCTCAGCCGTCTAGAGACTATGGTGCTGAGCGGCGCGGGCCTGCCGGTGGGGGTGGTGCGGAAGCAGATCTCATCGGCCATTGATGTCATGATACATCTGCAGCGGCTTCGTGACCGTTCAAGGCGAGTGACAGAAATCAGTGAGATGGTTGGAGTAGTCGATGGGGAGGTGATGCTCAACCCGTTGTATCTATTTGAGGAAACAGGTGAAACGTTAGAGGGGATGGTGTTGGGAGAGCTCAAGCCGACGGGCAATCGACTGATGCGAACATGGAAGCTTGAGATGGCGGGCTTGGGTTAA
- a CDS encoding DinB family protein produces MEALVQNYAKGVDLLMAALDGVSEEELLFKPAENKWSIKEVVIHVCDAEMVSTDRMKRIIAEDNPLLFKFDPDAWALRLNYQALDIQAYLAMFGALRFSMSAILSGLSNEDWQRTGVHNVAGKQTLQDVVQMFIGHVDRHIQQIERNKQAFATRG; encoded by the coding sequence ATGGAAGCATTGGTGCAAAACTATGCCAAAGGTGTGGATCTATTGATGGCCGCTTTGGACGGGGTCAGTGAAGAGGAACTACTGTTTAAACCGGCAGAGAACAAGTGGAGCATTAAAGAGGTTGTTATTCATGTGTGCGACGCCGAAATGGTATCCACGGACCGGATGAAACGGATCATCGCGGAAGACAATCCTCTTCTGTTCAAATTTGATCCCGACGCTTGGGCATTGCGGCTTAATTACCAAGCATTGGACATACAGGCTTACTTGGCTATGTTCGGTGCTCTGCGGTTTTCCATGTCCGCAATTTTGTCGGGGCTGTCCAATGAAGACTGGCAGCGAACCGGCGTTCACAACGTTGCAGGGAAGCAAACACTGCAGGATGTGGTACAGATGTTCATAGGTCACGTGGACCGTCATATTCAGCAGATTGAACGCAACAAACAGGCTTTCGCTACCCGGGGATGA
- a CDS encoding ATP-binding cassette domain-containing protein yields MSQVLSLQQIHFIREERHILSGVQLDIKSGEHWVILGRNGSGKTTLLEMMNGYEFPSRGKVQVLGNTYGQCDVREVRKQIGYISQSLYEKLNPGDSVWEVVATGEYGFLRFYEEIPAIAKEKAFQKLSDVKLGHLADQPLGTLSQGERKKVMLARSLMTRPSILIMDEPCSGLDLFERERLLENINELGEQQMAVIYVTHHIEEIVPMFTHVALIEQGELIASGLKREVLTEENLFRAFQVPIRIEWFGDRPWIKVL; encoded by the coding sequence GTGTCACAGGTCTTATCGTTACAGCAAATTCATTTTATTCGGGAAGAAAGACATATTTTATCTGGTGTTCAATTGGATATTAAGTCTGGAGAGCATTGGGTGATCCTCGGCAGAAACGGGTCTGGTAAAACTACTCTCTTGGAGATGATGAATGGTTACGAATTCCCAAGCAGAGGTAAAGTGCAGGTACTCGGAAATACATATGGACAATGCGATGTGCGCGAGGTCCGCAAACAAATCGGCTACATCAGCCAATCTCTTTATGAAAAGCTGAACCCCGGCGATTCCGTCTGGGAGGTCGTTGCTACCGGCGAATACGGGTTTCTTCGCTTCTATGAGGAAATACCGGCGATTGCGAAGGAAAAGGCGTTCCAAAAACTTAGTGACGTCAAGCTGGGTCATCTTGCGGATCAACCATTAGGTACGCTTTCTCAAGGTGAGCGTAAGAAGGTCATGCTCGCCAGATCGCTGATGACGCGTCCATCGATCCTCATCATGGACGAGCCATGCTCCGGGCTTGATCTTTTTGAACGTGAAAGGCTGCTTGAGAACATCAATGAGCTTGGAGAACAACAAATGGCGGTCATCTATGTAACGCACCATATCGAGGAAATCGTTCCGATGTTTACTCATGTGGCGCTGATCGAGCAAGGAGAGCTGATCGCTTCCGGTTTGAAGCGAGAGGTTCTGACAGAAGAAAATTTATTTAGGGCGTTTCAGGTACCGATTCGAATCGAGTGGTTCGGCGACCGGCCTTGGATTAAGGTGCTATGA
- a CDS encoding cyclic-phosphate processing receiver domain-containing protein, whose protein sequence is MIHVYLDDYRTCPEGFVLVRNAEECLLLLQECDVDVLSLDYGLGWGQPNGMDVVGGIIASNRYPKRIYLHTSSDSGRQHMFQALYASKPEQVLLVNGPMPSALLTGIAENVKE, encoded by the coding sequence GTGATTCATGTTTATTTGGATGATTACCGGACTTGTCCTGAGGGCTTCGTACTTGTCAGGAATGCGGAAGAATGCCTTCTTTTACTGCAGGAATGCGACGTGGATGTGCTTTCGCTCGATTACGGCCTAGGCTGGGGTCAGCCTAACGGGATGGATGTGGTCGGAGGCATCATTGCCTCGAACCGCTACCCGAAACGCATTTATTTACATACGTCCAGCGATTCGGGAAGACAGCACATGTTTCAAGCTTTATATGCAAGCAAGCCCGAGCAGGTGCTTTTGGTAAACGGCCCTATGCCGTCGGCGCTGCTCACGGGCATTGCCGAAAACGTCAAAGAATAG
- a CDS encoding deoxyribonuclease IV: MRFGCHISIRKGYLEAAKTAVLLGAQSFQYFPKNPRSLTVKPFNRMDAENCERYCREHGIYSIAHTPYPTNLAVDEGEMRKATIASLRNDLEIADACGSVGAVVHFGKYKGKDTLQGYKNIIQCMNEVLAGYTGRAMLLIENQAGEGSLMGTTLEELVQIRSLCQRSELIGFCFDTCHAFASNLFPALPAGWPDWERQAEAIGYLPYLRAIHLNDSVYPRGAYKDRHAMIGKGEIGEARFLPLLRSVRLQSMKLPVVLETPVIRGATHGSEIRYVKELSEG; this comes from the coding sequence ATGCGGTTTGGCTGCCATATCAGCATTCGGAAGGGTTATCTGGAAGCAGCAAAGACGGCGGTTCTATTGGGTGCTCAGTCTTTTCAATATTTCCCCAAAAATCCGCGCAGCTTGACGGTGAAGCCGTTCAATCGCATGGACGCGGAGAACTGTGAGCGATATTGCCGCGAGCATGGCATTTACTCCATCGCACATACGCCTTATCCGACTAATCTTGCAGTAGACGAGGGAGAGATGCGAAAAGCGACTATCGCTTCGCTTCGGAACGATCTCGAAATTGCCGATGCTTGCGGTTCGGTAGGTGCCGTTGTCCACTTTGGTAAATATAAGGGGAAAGACACGTTACAAGGCTATAAAAATATTATACAATGTATGAATGAGGTGCTTGCGGGATATACGGGTCGCGCAATGCTGCTGATTGAGAATCAAGCGGGGGAAGGCTCATTAATGGGGACAACGCTCGAAGAGCTTGTTCAGATTCGAAGCTTATGCCAAAGGTCGGAGTTAATCGGTTTTTGTTTCGATACATGCCATGCTTTCGCCTCCAATCTGTTCCCGGCGCTGCCGGCAGGCTGGCCGGATTGGGAACGTCAAGCCGAAGCCATAGGCTATTTGCCTTATCTTCGGGCCATCCATCTTAACGATTCCGTATATCCGCGCGGCGCATACAAAGACAGGCATGCCATGATCGGCAAAGGAGAAATCGGCGAGGCCCGATTCCTTCCGCTGCTTCGCTCCGTTCGGCTGCAGAGCATGAAGCTTCCGGTTGTTCTTGAAACTCCAGTGATCCGCGGGGCGACGCATGGCTCGGAAATCCGTTATGTCAAGGAGCTGAGCGAAGGGTGA
- a CDS encoding SAM-dependent methyltransferase codes for MTNMSVFIGTSNRGFAQQAQEELRRLLGSVKSEWIVPGEVFLFTTELTREEAIRMITGDEPVFLRHIQPVDEQAAWNGSMDSVMSFVLEQLSASSTYFGSKIAVQVRKTEDAAPEISPSAAKAAVDERLSSDFSAKPEVRDTDFILSLFFTKDTVYYGLSRPQDNLSDWSGGAVRFRKEEGQVSRAKFKLLEAEQAFGLDFTQYRSALDIGAAPGGWTSLLLERGLKVTAVDPAKLDAGLLRNRNLTYHPKKADEVVFAAGAFDLLVCDMSWSHRQMAKLVRGLLYALKPGGTAIITVKLMNKKAFQTIREVIQDLSPELELQKAKQLFHNREELTLFLVKSH; via the coding sequence ATGACGAACATGAGCGTATTTATCGGAACTTCCAACAGAGGATTTGCTCAGCAGGCACAGGAAGAACTGCGCCGCTTGCTGGGATCGGTTAAGTCCGAATGGATCGTTCCCGGAGAAGTGTTTCTATTCACGACCGAGTTGACAAGGGAAGAAGCAATTCGGATGATCACAGGCGATGAACCGGTTTTTTTAAGGCATATTCAGCCGGTTGATGAACAAGCAGCATGGAATGGCTCCATGGATTCGGTCATGAGCTTTGTCTTGGAACAGCTTTCTGCATCTTCAACGTACTTCGGCAGTAAGATTGCGGTGCAAGTCCGCAAAACAGAGGACGCTGCTCCGGAGATTTCCCCATCCGCCGCGAAGGCTGCAGTGGATGAGAGGCTGTCATCGGACTTCTCCGCAAAGCCTGAGGTGAGAGACACTGACTTCATTTTGTCGCTGTTTTTCACGAAAGATACGGTTTATTACGGCTTGTCGCGACCGCAGGACAACTTATCCGACTGGTCAGGCGGAGCCGTTCGCTTCCGCAAGGAAGAAGGGCAGGTTTCCCGGGCCAAATTCAAGCTGCTCGAAGCGGAGCAGGCATTTGGCCTTGATTTTACTCAGTATCGTTCTGCGCTCGATATCGGGGCTGCGCCTGGCGGTTGGACTTCATTGTTGTTGGAGCGGGGGCTAAAGGTGACGGCGGTGGATCCGGCCAAGCTGGATGCCGGGCTTTTGCGCAATCGAAACCTCACATATCATCCCAAAAAAGCGGATGAAGTGGTGTTTGCGGCAGGCGCCTTCGATCTACTGGTATGCGATATGAGCTGGAGCCACCGTCAGATGGCCAAGCTGGTCCGCGGACTGCTCTACGCTTTGAAGCCGGGCGGAACGGCCATTATTACCGTAAAGCTGATGAACAAGAAAGCATTTCAAACGATCCGGGAGGTCATTCAAGATCTATCTCCTGAGCTGGAACTACAAAAAGCGAAGCAGTTGTTTCATAACCGGGAAGAGCTTACTCTTTTTTTGGTGAAGAGCCATTAG